ACAGGTAATAACATGGAAAGATCAGAAAATAAACTGGTCATCTGGAGATAAGGCTATAAAAGCATCTCCCCTACTTTGAAATACTAGGGAGATTGAGGTTCCAGATTTTAAAAGACTCAACAGTTAGGTAAGCAGGATACATTAATCACTAATATCCtatgttccaaatattttaaaaccttgaaTCAACTTACCAAAGATTACCAGTTACCTACACATTAAAATTTCTGTTCCTATGGGAAAACTAGTGTTACCACATCTAGTTACAGGAACTGTAGCTATGACAGTGTCACCATCCTATGAAGTTTTCTTATCTAAAACACACCTAGAGgggcactgggtagctcagtggttgagcgtctgcctttggctcagattgtgatcccagggtcctgggatcaagttccatatcaggctccccacaaggagcctgcttctccctctgcctctgcctctgtctttccccgtgtgtttctcatgaagaaataaataaagtctttaaagaaataaaatcaaataaaatatataaataaataaaacacacctaGAAATCAATAGCtgttttcctaaagaaaacaGCTTCAGTCTCAGAATTACCAAAAAGGGTTCTTAGAAGGTCTAGGTGTTCTACCCACCTTGCTCTTCATGATCTTTGAAGTGCCACCAATACCCTTTGGAAGGATGATATCGACAGTATGACATAGCTTCATCAAAAGCTGATTGAATGCCATGTACTGCagtaagcttttaaaaagaacacaaattctGAATTTCTCATTAGATCAACTAAAATCTCCAAAGTAAATACCCACGAAATACTACATATGCGAGGGCAGcaattttccaattttgtttttctttttccccccagaacTTGAATCACTACACAGCTGGGGCTATAATACGTACTTTCAACATGGACTTGGCCCATAGTGTTCaagacattttaataatcaaCACTTCATGCCAACATATACAAGGGAGAGAAGCTTCTGTTGAATTCTTGGAAACAAAGTAGCTCGATTATAAGTTTTCTTTAGTGTTTCAAGAATGTGAAGACACTTACCACCCTAGAGTTTATAACTGACCCCAAGTCTGGTGCTTGATAGATCACTCCAGCAATGATATAGTAATCAGCCAGTGGGATAACTGaagcagtgaaaataaaaatattcatgaatatagCTAtgccacaaataaaaatattttcataaaaagaacAACTAAAATTTGGTATTTTCCCATATTAAGGCGAGGTTTGGCAattcctatttttgtaaataaatttatattggaaaacagccataatcattcatttatattatctAAGACTGTTATGACACTAGTTGAATAGCTATTACAGACACTCTGaagcccacaaagcctaaaatatttattctctggaCCATCACAGAAACAGTTTGCCAACTAGAgcaatgcttctcaaattttaatgtatatCTGAATCACCCGAGTATCTTGTTAAAGTCAGATTCTTACTCAGTAGGGAtagtgcatttctaacaagttcccagatcaTCCAATGTTGTTATTAGTCAGTTACAGCTTGGGGAATAAGACCTCAGAGTGAGAGATTTAGCACCTAGGATGAAGATATCAGATGCACTAAACCTGCCTCTGTGCCCCGTTCCTGGGTCCTAAGGAATAAACCAGCTGCTAGTAAAGCTGGTACCACCTTGTATCACTTCCCATGACCTGAACCCTCTCATCATGGAAATCTTGTTCCTGGCCTTGCCTTTGTTCTAAggttattttttccctctgggCAAGGATTCTAGATCCTTTGTGTTTGAAATTAAATGTGGATTCTTAACTATGGAAGCACAGCTTCTCTATCAAGTCATTCCCTGGAATCAGTACCAGGCTGAAGGTTTTTCTTAAATGTCTTAATGAGGTTATCTAATGAGGAAATGCAGTTGGTCATTTCTGGAATAGTAACTAGCTCTTTGATTCAAAGTCAAATCTGAATTCTATACTCTTCAGTGTGATTTCTAAACCAAGTTTATGTTTGATAACATAAGTCAGGTAAGAATTTTGGCTGAATATGTCAATGAGGATTTTCAATGGATCCTCTATGAATTTGGTACAACTGCATCTACCatgcattttttaatagaattagaCATAGTAGACTGAGATAAGAAGTTACTTGGGATGTTCGAGGTTCCCAACAGATATTCTCACAGAAGAGATGGCTTCAATGTAGTGAGTTACTTTGTTAGTGCTTGGAGAGTTGTCCCTAGACTCTAGTGTACAAGCACAGAACTAGTGGAACTTGGCTTCTGAAACATTTCCTAAGTGGTAAATTTATGCCTGCTCTACTAGTGTGCCTCAACAATTTGTACAAACGATATTGTAGTAGAAACTTCATTTCCTTCTGAGAGTCTGGAATTTTGGTAGGCAGAGGACTTTCAGCTTCTCTCCCCATGTGTAGAAGGGCTGGTTGAAGGTTCCTTATCTTTATTCCCTAATTACTATTTCCCAAGAGCAGAGGGGTAGACAATTGGATTAGGCACACCAATTCTCATTAGACCATATCTTCTCAGTGGGTTGGGGTCAGTGCTCATATAGTACATTTGTCATCTCCTCTTCCATCTGATGATAactgagagagaacaagcataaAGATGAAAGCCATCATACTGAGGATAGCAGGGTGCACAGATAGAAAGCACCTTAATTGTGATTCTGAATTAACCAATCCTGGAACTGCTTTTCCTTTGGACTTTTTGTTATACAAGATAATAAATTCCTTaacttgttataaaaaaaaaaaaaagattagctctCATAAAAATTCTGGACTCCGAGGATCAAAAGGATTTCCCTAAACAGATAGGTTACACACCTAATATGTGTGTGGGGGCTGCTGGAAGAAGAATGCACTTGGTGTGTCCCCTtgcaaaaaggaaagcaaaggaagCTTACACATGGATTCCTACAGTCCCACTTGATGTAGCTTTTTCCCTTACTGATTCATCAGTGGATCTTTACTGTGCTATCATAACAAATCTCAGGTATAACTAACAGACCCATATGCTGAATCTGCGGAGTCCTCTTAGCAAAGCACTGAACGTGTATGTGGTCTTAGGGATCCCCAAAACAGAACCCAATCCAAAAAAGTAAGAACATGTAGCTCAGAAggttaaataaatcatggtattttaagaagaaaattatgcCTCAAGTTTACACATTTTTACCTTGGGTAGGGGACTGCCGTTGTTGTTTCCGAATGATAAAAAGAATGGGCTCCTGAGCGTGTAAAAGGATGTATTCCACTCCAACCATTTGACTGAAAACAGAACAGACATCCAGAGATCTATGAATGCCCTACAAACAATTGTGTAGAACATTCAGATTATTATATAAAAGTACGCAACACTGTAAACCAGATTAAAACTATGTTTGATATTAAGAACTAGCTGTCCAATAAAACTGGCTATTTTCCCAGGTAGGTGGAATATAGATAAagtaagatttgatttttaaacaacaaaatttctCTACAAAAATTCACAATAAACTTAAATCTGAGTATTCACTCATGAAAGTACGTTGAAGAGTGTACCTTTCAAAAAAGACAACCAAAATACTGCAATGTTTCCtgagacatataaatatatgtaaaatctaaaaatacatagTACATGAAGACTATACATGCTTTGACCATGTATTTCAACTATACATACTCAACTATAAAACATCAAAAACCTTACCCTTGCCTCCGACAAATTTTTTGACCTGATGTATTATTTAAAAGCCAGTTGTCctaataatcataaatatttgcCTCCTaagaaaagctatttaaaataccTCAGAAATTTATCAAGAACCCCTCCCTGATATTAGGTGACAAATGAAAAACTATTGTACAATTGCTTCAGAAACTTTTGTGATAGcaataaattctttattatttagcATCTGAAGTCTGAAGACTCTTACTTTGCAATCGTCAAGCTAAAACTTTGTCATACAAAGAAAAATCTACTATAAGTCAGACTATGGTTTAAGACATTAAATTTGATGTAAGAGACAAtaagggagtgcctgggtggtttagtgggttgagggtctgccttcggttcaggtagtgatctcagtgtcctgggattgagcctcacaccAGATACCTACtccacagggagcatgcttctccctctccctctgcctgccgctccccctgcttgtgtgcactctctaatGAATGACTAaactctttggggaaaaaaaagagagagacagtaagTATGGTCATCTGGTAGAGACCAGTTGCATTGCTAAGATCACTAACTGGATCCGCATCTAAACCTCATAGGTATATTTTAACTGGACAGTAATATATGAAATTATCAGAAAAGCCTTCCCAGGTTATCAGTGCCTGTGATTAACTTCGTTGAATGTCAAATTTGTACAAACCTCCCCAAAACTCCATTTCTTCCAAAACTTCTGCTCTGTACTTCACTATCCATAGCTTGAAAGAACCATTCATTTCAAAACCTCTAATTGGCAAAGATGCTTGCTACCTTCTTACAATAACTTACTTTAAGTGTTCTAATGTCAGCCTCTGCATTTTGACCACCTCATTATTACACGTCCTGTCATAAAAAGGATTACTTCTTTCTGAAAAGTAATCCAGGACACTTCCACTGTTCAAAATGGGGATCCAGGAACTGTCAACCCAAGAGATTCCCAGCAGATTATCtataggaaagaaacaaaatgataaaggatgagaaaaaagaaagccaatccAACATTATTTATGCATCTAATGCAGGAGGCactatgaatataaaaatgacaTAGATCTTAACCTACATATTCTCACAGAAGACCTAAGTGTGCAAGAAAGCAATGACAAGATGACACGACAAGTGTTATAACAAAGGCATGAATAAATGTGTTATCAGAGCATAATTGAGGGAGAACACCTTACCTGAAGGAATAGGAATGATTTTTCACAGGGTAAGGAGGAGGCAGGTTTTGGCACtacatactaaaaaataaatagaagctcATCATGTACCAAAAGGGGGCAAAGTCATTCCAAGCAGAGAGAATGCACATACAAAGGTAGAGAAATACAGATGTATATGGTTAGAGAATAGCTTGATTAGGTGAAGTGAGAGGACTTGAAACCtagaaagatctcaaaaaaaaaaaaaagaaaaaagaaaaaagaaaatcctgagttttcatatgttcaaaaattttcaaacatgtaTCCCAAAGGAAACACAGTCAGAGCCACCAGTTTGAGACCTCCCAATTAGGGACAGAAATCAGTTAGGAAGCTTATATAGAGGAGATAATGGTGTAAAAGTTATAAAGCAAATGAGAAGTAGAATGCCCTTAATTACATCCATACAATTTCATACTTCAGAATAGAATTAACtcaatttttcaaaatgcaaaaagaaaaaaaagacatggtaaATGGAACTAGAGAGCTTTAATTAAAGAGCTTTTATTGGCTACTGACTGCAATGTTTCATATCACTGACAGTACTAAATCCCACTAGTACAgtttatgcctttttttaaaaaagtagagaaccctttcactctcaaaaagGTGTAAGTTTAGCAGAAAATTTAGTCATGCTAGGTTGAACTCATTTCAAATGTCAATACATCTACGAAGCCTTTCTCTactttgaaagacaaaaataatggcttctttctctagttctcaatttttatgcttttattaatACTCATCATATTATAACCCAGAAATACAAACGTGTTCCgactttttagaaataataagaattaaaatagaaacaagtaCAGGTTAAGAGTCTTGATACAAGTTTAATAAGCTTTGTGGGAGCCACcacaacagtaaaaaaataaagatattcacaGGCGCTCTCTCAGTCTCATAAATTTTTCTCACTCTCGTTAACAGGTCACTTCCACGATACCTCCTCCCAACCTGGAGGAACCTGGACTGTTTGAAACTAAGTTCTCACGCTTCAAGCTATATTTTAAATACCCTTTCGTTCACTCTTTGGAATCACAGAGCACAATTCCTAGgctggtttgttgttgtttttacgaATGCACTGAAAAAGATGCGTGTGCACGTATGGCCGGATACGGAAATCGAGTAGCAATTTACGGGTTGTgcctctctgtatttttttttttttttttacgattgtattatttattcatgacacacacagagaggcagagacagaggcagagggagaagcaggccccatgcagggagcccaatgcgggactcgatcctcggtctccaggataacaccctgggctgaaggcggcgccaaaccgctgagccacccgggctgcccactctgtatttttttttccttttcttttcttttttttttactgattaaaCAAATAACTGGGCACCTTTCCAATTCAGCTGCGAAAAAGGACCGATCCCTGCCCTCAATAGTGGGTGTTCGATGGAAGGTATTACAgactcaaaaataaaacttacagaaGAAAATCTTAGGGATTCCTGCCCAAGGACGCGGGGGGCGCAGGGTCAGGAGTAAGGCGGCCCCCACGCCCAGTCCCCGGAGATGAACCAATCACGTCATCACGCCCCACTCTCGGCCCAAAGGCCGTCCCTCCACCCAGGCAGAACCACCCCGTATCGTCGTAGAGATATGTGTCTGCCACAGTACTGCAGGCCTGGCGGCTCGGGACCCAGAGCTTCTTCCAACTCCTCGGTTTTGAAGCTTGTAAGAGACCCCTGAGGAGCCGGGGAAAACGAGTTTTCGCCAGATTGGAGCCTTGGGTCGTCTGCAGAAACCACTCATGCGCGCTTGGGAGTCACCACAAAGGAACCTGGATCCTGCCCCCGAGAGCTATAaacccccagcccaggcccccagccaATCAGGAAACAACGGGTAACCGCGCAGGTTACCTCGGATATCCACCGCCGCCATAATTCCAAAAGCGCTCACGGCTCCTCCTTCCGGCGCCCCGTGAACGTAACACGGACGACGGAAGCGTCGCGCTGCGGACCGCAGGGACTGGCGGGAACGTAAGGAGGGGCGGAGACTGCGCCGCCTGGAGAGAGGCCTGAGAAGGAgaagggggcggggctgggagagggggcggggctgggagaggggcggggccggccgggggcggggctgggagcgggaggggcgggcccggggaggaggggcggggctaggaaagggggcggggctgggaatGGGAGGGGCGGAGCCGGGAGGGGAGGCGGGgttggggcggggcggggcggggcggggcggggctggaaGGTGAACTGGAAGCGCAGAGGTgaggggcggggcgaggaggagggagaggagccgGGTTGTGGAGGTTGGGGAACCTGCAGGGAGTAAGCattgtaggtaaaaaaaaataataataaaataaataattggagaCTTTAAGGAAAAAGGAATTGAGCGGAGTCCTGCCCCACTCCCACCAATGagagattttgtgatttttaaaaaacattctgatGATGCAGAGTTGCAGGGGAgcatcttcaattttatttttttaaataaagattttatttatttattcttgagaaagagagagagagaggcagagatacaggcagagggagaagcaggctccatgcagggaacccgacgtgggactcgatcccgggtctccaggatcaatccctgggctgaaggcggcgctaaaccgctgagccacccgggctgcccgcatcttcaattttaaaagttcCCCCGGGTGTATCCAAAGGGCTGTTAGATTTAGGAGCTACTCTGTTCTGTTTTTCGTCCTGCCTCAAATATGGGATGCTACAGAACTAAGCAGAAACAATTTGAGAGTCATTAGCTTTTAAGGGACTAAACCTATTAAAAGTCTAAACCCATGAAAGAAAGTATTTGATGCCTCTAAGACaaaaaattcacaagacaggaaatatttttgaaggaagaTTTTTAACAAGATTATAAGAAAAGGAATACCTCTAGGTCTCTGATTAAGGATTTAATGTCCAGGTAATTTGGGGTAGGAAGCAGCCCTGTGAAGGGAATAGTTGTGTGGTATAAGGAAGCCGTAGAAAGCCTCAGAAAAATTCTCAAAGCAAAATGATGAGGTTATCAACAAGCAAGACACTGACTTAAGAAAAGAACCTCCAAATCTGAAGGAGCTCTATGTACAGGGATGAGGCGTGAGTGCCTACACCTCCAAAACTTAGATACTATGAGGGCTCCCCCAGAATTTAACCACAactgaggagcaaagggagaggaccATGAATTTACTGTGACTGTTTCACCTTATATCAtggaaattcaaaattttaaaatctgagtgGAATAAAAATAGACCATGTTGCTTTGTCACATTTCAACTTTTGAACTAGGATGTTATACCTGAGGTGGTATGTGTCCCAATAGAAGTATGCACATGCACAGAGCagagttttaaaaagacacatttttccaGGAGGAAACTTTcaggaggggcgggagggggggtgcTAGTGGAGAGGGCATTCCAAAAAAAGGGGGAACATCATGTCCAATAAACAGAAGtgtgaaggtttttgttttgttggttttgttttcttgggtTTTACTAGAAAGGAAGGAGATTGGGAAAAAGCACTAGAACATGGATCTGCAGATAATAAAACACATGGTAATCATGGTAAGCCAGACCTTAGAGCTCAGCCTTTATCTTGTAGACAGTGAGAGAAATGCAGTTAGGCTTCCATTTTAGAATACTCAAGGAATATGAGTTGGAGGCATTTATAAGACTCAGAGCAGGGAGTCCATTTAGGAGACAGTTGCAAACTAAAGGATGCCTACACTCACACAAAGGATTGGTAgcggagggaggaggaaggattgCAGATATTTAGGAGATAAAATGGGAAGGGAACTAACATAAGcaagatgagggagagagagaaaataaaaattattttcaagatatGCATTCATAAGACTAGATACCATTAATCAGATTAGGAATGACAAGTGACAAAAGTGAGTAggtgaaaaaaaggaataacGATTCATTTTTGAGCATGTCCATAACAATGTTGTACATGAAGTCTCTGCAAGATATTCTGTACACTAGGGTTTCTCAGCTTTTgtactgttgacattttgggccagccAATTCTTTACTGGCAATATGGAGAGCTGTCCTTTGCcatgtaggatatttagcagcatctctatcttctagtttttttcctggttcttcaGGATCTCTTAGAAGCTTAAAACAAAGGGGTTGGAAGAAGATCTGGGCTGTAATATTGTTCTACACACGTATCTCTGTAACAATGTTGGGGCTGTTCTATTTATGTAAAAGGACAGCCTTTgggcagagagagggtgggaTGATATGATTTGGTTTATCTCTTGGAACTGGGCATCGGAGCTTCCTTCCTTACTCCTGACATTGTGCCTCACAAGCTCCTGGGCATGATTATGAAATGGAAATGGATTTATGAGAAATGACAAGAAAACTCCTTAAAATCTCTCTTGATCTTAGAACAATGTAGACCAACTGCTTCTTTTTGTATGCTAATGTTCTGGAAATCCATAGACTAAAAAGATAAACACATGACTATGTTTTGTGTGGTTTCCTACCAGGAAAGTGTTTTAGCAAGtattaaatatgtgaattttctctctctctctctcttatttaatGAGGAAAAAGCCAGCTACTTTATAATGTAGACCAGGGCAGAAAATTACCTCAGAATTACTTAGGGGGTATCTTTGAAAAGTTACCCGGGAACCCCTAAGAATGGCCTTGATGGTCCAGGGAGAGATATGGTaccaaatattttatagtttaaggATTGTGAGGAAATCTACACCACCCTTCATGGCAAATACCAAAAGCTGACCTGGGTTAGTACCTCTGAAGGCAGCAGTTCAAAAAATCTAATTACTAAGAATTCAATCCTAGAATCCCAAACATAGATAAGCTTAACACAGAGGGACACAGAATCCTTCCAAGAACCTCTCATTGGATTTTTATTCTCATTGCAGGACAGTAACCATGTATTCATGAGATTGTGTAGCACTAAACCTCGTAAGACTCCATGATGCATCAAAAAGCAATAGCAAAGGTGGACTAGATTGATCAGATTCCCGTATGGCATTCAAAGACAGTTAAGAATCCTCACACCCTTTGGGTTGTGTATGCCCCTGGATGCTTGGCTAATTCCAGCGTGAAGCAAAGGAAGTATCCCAAGGAAGATCCTTGACTGACTACTGATACGGTAAGTAGGGCCCCAACAGTGATGCTGAAAGTCAAATTGCTAAATCTCAAGTGGCAACCCCAGCAAATTTTGGGAGGGGGGTGGTTGTGGCAATAGCTTGGAAATCTGCTGGCAGACCTTGCTTTATTCTTAGGGCTCTTCAAATGGAGGATTAGATGGCTTCCTAAATAAGAtaacagggaagaagaaaatagtAATTCCTAGATCTTATTAGTAACgaaattgttcatagtattctcatATAGTTTTTTTAATCTAGTCTATTTCTGTCCATATATCCTCATTTCTAGccataattttttcttctcttttttcatgatTAATGTTACCAAAGGTTtgtctgatttgtattttttatttttttaatttgtaattttttaaagaaaaactttgttTTATCAACTCACTCTATGGTATCTTTttgtatttcacttatttctgcttgtatttttatttttccttctattttctttgattttattctgtAAATCTTCTCCTAATTTATTGAGATAAATATTTAGCTCATTAATTTTCagcctctgtccatttttaaaataagcatgcaAGGCTATAAATTTTCCTTGGAGGAACATTTCCATTGTAAACCTCAAGATTTGATGTAcagtgttttcattatcatttgctCTAAGTGTTCATTAAGTTCTAATTCggtttcttctttgaaaaattacttaTAAGTGTGTTTTTAACTTCCAAACATGTAGAATTTTAAACCTATCTTCTTGTGATTAACTTCTAACTTAATTACATTGTTCTCAGAAAACGTATTCTACATAATGcctattctttaatatttgtttagatttattttttctagattttatttatttattcatgagagacacagagagaaagagaggcagagacacaggcagagggagaagcaagcaggtttcatgcagg
This Canis lupus familiaris isolate Mischka breed German Shepherd chromosome 8, alternate assembly UU_Cfam_GSD_1.0, whole genome shotgun sequence DNA region includes the following protein-coding sequences:
- the MED6 gene encoding mediator of RNA polymerase II transcription subunit 6, with protein sequence MAAVDIRDNLLGISWVDSSWIPILNSGSVLDYFSERSNPFYDRTCNNEVVKMQRLTLEHLNQMVGVEYILLHAQEPILFIIRKQQRQSPTQVIPLADYYIIAGVIYQAPDLGSVINSRVLTAVHGIQSAFDEAMSYCRYHPSKGYWWHFKDHEEQDKVKPKAKRKEEPSSIFQRQRVDALLLDLRQKFPPKFVQQKSGEKPVPVDQTKKEAEPIPETVKSEEKETTKNVQQIVSTKGPPEKRMRLQ